GCCGAAGCGGTGTTCTTCCGAGAGGGTATCGGCGCTGATCGACGCCATGGCCGTTTCGGCATCTACCCCAGCTGGGGCGTGCAGCAGGATGGTCACGGGCTCGGGCGCGGTGGCCTTGGCGTCCGGGTCGAGTTCGACCTTCTGGGTGGTGACCTTGAACTGCGGTTCGTCGATCACTTCACCGTCCACCGAGACCCAGCCGCCTTCGATGAACAGCTCAGCCTCCCGACGGGAGCAACCGACCAGTTCGATAAGGCGTTTGGAGAGGCGTATGGGGTCAGTCATGACAAGGGCCGTAGCAAAAGGGGGCGGCTATTGTACCTGTGTGGGCGCGGTTAATCCCGGCCCCATTTCATTTAGCCTTGACTGGCTTGATGCTGCACCTGGCGCAAACGCATATGCAACAACGGATAGGGCTGCCCCAAACCGTCATGCTCCGTGCGTCCGATCACTTCGAAACCCTGTTTGAAGTAAAAACCCAAGGCCTGGGGGTTTTGTTCGTTGACGTCCAGCTCATCGGCGTTCAGGTGCTCGATCGCATAGCGCAGCAGTTGCCGACCCAGGCCTTCGCCCCGGTGCTTGGGGGCGATGAACAGCATCTCCACCTTGCCCGACGCCACGCCGGCAAACCCGGTGATACGCTGACGCGGGTCTTTGGTGCAGATCAACATCACAGCGTCCAAGTAACGCGTCAGCACCAGGTTCTTCAGCAACACGATGTAACTGTCCGGTAGAAAATCATGGGTCGCACGGACCGAGTCTTCCCAGATTTGTGCCAATTGCGTGTAGTCGCTGGTTTTAGGTGTGTGGATAACCGAATGCTGACGCATGCCCGCTGCCCCTTGCCGATGATTGGCGTCGATGGGCAAAACGATAGACCTAAAAAAGCCCCGCATCTTGTCCAGAGGCGGGGCTTTTTCAGTTTATTTACGGCTTAGTCGCGCTTTTCAGCCCACAAGTCGTATTCGTCGGCATCGGTCACGGTGCACCAGACCTTGTCGCCCGGCTTCAACCCGCTGGCATCGTCGATAAACACGTTACCGTCGATTTCCGGCGCATCGAAGAAGCAACGGCCGACTGCACCTTGCTCGTCGACTTCGTCGATCAGCACTTCGATTTCCTTGCCGATGCGCAGTTGCAGGCGCGCCGAGCTGATGGCCTGCTGGTGCGCCATGAAACGCTCCCAACGGTCCTGCTTGACGTCGTCCGGCACTACGGCCAGGTCCAGCAGGTTGGCTGGGGCGCCTTCCACCGGCGAGTACTGGAAGCAGCCGACGCGGTCCAGTTGGGCTTCGGTCAGCCAGTCCAGCAGGTACTGAAAGTCTTCTTCGGTTTCGCCGGGGAAGCCGACGATGAAGGTCGAGCGGATGATCAGCTCGGGGCAGATCTCGCGCCAGTTCTTGATACGTGCCAGGGTCTTGTCTTCGAACGCCGGGCGCTTCATGGCCTTGAGCACTTTGGGGCTGGCGTGCTGGAACGGGATGTCCAGGTACGGCAGGATCTTGCCGGCGGCCATCAGCGGGATCAGCTCGTCCACGTGCGGGTACGGGTAGACGTAGTGCAGACGCACCCACACGCCCAGGCTGCTCAAGGCTTCGCACAATTCGGTCATGCGGGTTTTCACCGGCGCGCCGTTCCAGAATCCGGTGCGGTACTTCACGTCGACGCCATAAGCGCTGGTGTCCTGGGAGATCACCAGCAGCTCTTTGACGCCGGACTTGACCAGGCGCTGGGCCTCGTCGAGCACGTCACCGACCGGACGGCTGACCAATTTGCCGCGCATCGACGGGATGATGCAGAAGCTGCAGCTGTGGTTGCAGCCTTCGGAAATCTTCAGGTATGCGTAGTGGCGCGGGGTCAGCTTGATGCCTTGCGGTGGCACCAGGTCGATCAACGGGTTGTGGTCCTGGCGCGGTGGCACCACTTCGTGCACGGCGTTGACCACCTGCTCGTACTGCTGCGGACCGGTCACCGCCAGCACGCTCGGGTGCACGTTGCGGATATTGCCTTCTTCCACGCCCATGCAGCCGGTCACGATGACCTTGCCGTTTTCCTTGATCGCTTCGCCGATCACTTCCAGGGATTCCGCCTTGGCCGAATCGATGAAGCCGCAGGTGTTGACCACCACCACGTCAGCGTCCTGGTAAGTGGACACAACGTCGTAGCCTTCCATACGCAGTTGCGTAAGGATGCGCTCGGAGTCGACAAGCGCCTTCGGGCAACCCAGGGAAACAAAGCCAACCTTGGGGTTGGCTTTTGCGATGGTGGTGGACATGTCTAACCTCGGTATTGAATGACGCCGCCAGTCGGGCACGACAAGGCTGCGGACGGGCGCTTGGTGCGCCTCTGATCAAAAAGTGCGCAATTCTAGCGACGGGCAACGCACTTGACCAGCTTTATGCAGGGAAATGCGACGAGTGCTGCGCTATGGGTTGGGTCAATGACTACGAGAACAATTCTGCATGGCTCCCCAAATCCACGAAGGTAATCAGGTCAACCCGCGAGTTCTCGTAAATCATCAGGAAATCACCACCGATATGGCACTCCCTGAAACCGTCCCAATTCCCGGTAAGCGCGTGGTCGCGATACTCCGCGGGTAGTTGCTCGCCTAAGAAAAGCATCACCATCACTACCCGGAC
The genomic region above belongs to Pseudomonas azotoformans and contains:
- a CDS encoding GNAT family N-acetyltransferase, whose product is MRQHSVIHTPKTSDYTQLAQIWEDSVRATHDFLPDSYIVLLKNLVLTRYLDAVMLICTKDPRQRITGFAGVASGKVEMLFIAPKHRGEGLGRQLLRYAIEHLNADELDVNEQNPQALGFYFKQGFEVIGRTEHDGLGQPYPLLHMRLRQVQHQASQG
- the rimO gene encoding 30S ribosomal protein S12 methylthiotransferase RimO, with translation MSTTIAKANPKVGFVSLGCPKALVDSERILTQLRMEGYDVVSTYQDADVVVVNTCGFIDSAKAESLEVIGEAIKENGKVIVTGCMGVEEGNIRNVHPSVLAVTGPQQYEQVVNAVHEVVPPRQDHNPLIDLVPPQGIKLTPRHYAYLKISEGCNHSCSFCIIPSMRGKLVSRPVGDVLDEAQRLVKSGVKELLVISQDTSAYGVDVKYRTGFWNGAPVKTRMTELCEALSSLGVWVRLHYVYPYPHVDELIPLMAAGKILPYLDIPFQHASPKVLKAMKRPAFEDKTLARIKNWREICPELIIRSTFIVGFPGETEEDFQYLLDWLTEAQLDRVGCFQYSPVEGAPANLLDLAVVPDDVKQDRWERFMAHQQAISSARLQLRIGKEIEVLIDEVDEQGAVGRCFFDAPEIDGNVFIDDASGLKPGDKVWCTVTDADEYDLWAEKRD
- a CDS encoding type II toxin-antitoxin system YafQ family toxin, which gives rise to MNEVRVVMVMLFLGEQLPAEYRDHALTGNWDGFRECHIGGDFLMIYENSRVDLITFVDLGSHAELFS